In the Sarcophilus harrisii chromosome 1, mSarHar1.11, whole genome shotgun sequence genome, one interval contains:
- the PLPP2 gene encoding phospholipid phosphatase 2: MERNRVFVVLDVVCLVVASLPFIILTLVNSPYKRGFYCSDDTIRYPYRPDTITHGLLAGVTITVSVIIVSSGEAYLVYTERLYSRSDFNNYVAALYKVLGTFLFGAGVSQSLTDLAKYMIGRLRPNFLAVCDPDWSRVNCSLYVQPEAVCRGSPANVTESRLSFYSGHSSFGMYCMVFLALYVQARLSWRWARLLRPTIQFFLVAFALYVGYTRVSDYKHHWSDVLTGLLQGALVAGLTVRYVSDFFKVRPPQASAAEELDRKPSLALSLTLAESDRNHFSYSGGS, encoded by the exons ATGGAGAGGAACAGGGTGTTCGTGGTGCTCGACGTGGTGTGCCTTGTGGTCG CTTCTCTGCCCTTCATCATCCTGACCCTGGTGAACTCTCCCTACAAGAGGGGCTTCTACTGCAGCGACGACACCATCCGCTACCCGTACCGCCCGGACACCATCACGCACGGCCTCCTGGCCGGCGTCACCATCACCGTCAGCGTGATCATC GTCTCGTCGGGCGAGGCCTACCTCGTCTACACAGAGCGCCTCTACTCGCGCTCCGACTTCAACAACTACGTGGCGGCCCTCTACAAGGTCCTGGGCACCTTCCTCTTCGGGGCCGGCGTCAGCCAGTCCCTGACCGACCTGGCCAAGTACATGATTGGCCGCCTTCGCCCCAACTTCCTGGCCGTCTGTGACCCCGACTGGTCTCGCGTCAACTGCTCCCTCTACGTGCAGCCCGAGGCCGTGTGCCGAGGGAGCCCCGCCAACGTCACGGAGTCCAG GTTGTCCTTCTACTCGGGCCACTCCTCCTTCGGCATGTACTGCATGGTCTTCCTGGCG CTGTACGTGCAGGCCCGTCTCTCCTGGCGCTGGGCCCGGCTCCTGAGACCCACCATCCAGTTCTTCCTGGTGGCCTTTGCCCTCTACGTGGGCTACACGCGAGTGTCCGACTACAAGCACCACTGGAGCGACGTGCTGACCGGTCTCCTGCAGGGGGCGCTCGTCGCCGGACTGACG GTGCGCTACGTCTCGGACTTCTTTAAGGTGCGCCCCCCGCAGGCCAGTGCCGCCGAGGAGCTGGACCGGAAGCCCAGCCTGGCCCTGAGCCTGACCCTCGCCGAGAGCGACCGGAATCACTTCAGCTACTCGGGGGGCTCCTGA